One Hemitrygon akajei chromosome 11, sHemAka1.3, whole genome shotgun sequence DNA segment encodes these proteins:
- the decr2 gene encoding peroxisomal 2,4-dienoyl-CoA reductase [(3E)-enoyl-CoA-producing] isoform X2, with protein sequence MGEDLHSSLDKVAFITGGGSGIGFRIAEILMRHGCQTVIASRSLERVQASAAKLRAATGQRCLPASVDVRKPETIIAAVEAALQEFGKVDILVNSAAGNFLCPASGLSFNAFRTVLEIDTIGTFNTSKVLYQKWLKDHGGVIVNITATLGYRGQILQAHAGSAKAAIDAMTRHLAVEWGPDNIRVNSLAPGPIAGTEGFRKLGGLAQLAAGHRKLIPLQRVGTKTEIAHGVLYLVSSAASYVTGASLVIDGGHWLSGANNMSTMLSLLQTSAKL encoded by the exons ATGGGAGAAGACTTGCACAGTTCTCT GGACAAAGTTGCATTCATCACAGGAGGAGGATCAGGCATTGGATTCCGAATTGCTGAGATTTTGATGAG ACATGGATGTCAGACGGTTATTGCCAGCAGGAGCCTGGAACGAGTGCAGGCA TCTGCTGCGAAGCTGCGTGCGGCCACTGGGCAGCGCTGTCTCCCAGCGTCAGTGGATGTTAGGAAGCCTGAGACCATCATTGCTGCTGTGGAGGCGGCACTGCAGGAGTTTGGGAAAGTTGATATCCTGGTGAACA GTGCAGCAGGAAACTTCCTGTGCCCTGCCAGTGGCCTATCATTCAATGCTTTCAGGACTGTCCTGGAGATTGACACAATCGGAACCTTCAACACCAGCAAAGTCCTGTATCAGAAGTGGTTGAAG GACCATGGTGGAGTTATTGTGAATATCACGGCAACACTGGGCTACCGGGGCCAGATCCTCCAAGCCCATGCTGGCTCTGCCAAGGCTGCTATAG ACGCAATGACAAGGCACCTGGCAGTAGAATGGGGACCTGACAACATCCGTGTGAACAGTCTGGCTCCAGGCCCCATAGCTGGGACAGAAGGTTTTCGAAAGTTGG GTGGCTTGGCGCAGTTGGCAGCAGGCCACCGGAAACTGATCccactgcagagagtggggacCAAGACAGAAATAGCCCATGGAGTGCTGTACCTTGTGAGCTCAGCAGCGTCGTATGTGACTGGTGCGTCACTTGTGATCGATGGTGGACACTGGCTCAGTGGAGCCAATAACATGTCGACCATGCTGTCGCTCCTACAAACATCAGCCAAACTGTAA
- the decr2 gene encoding peroxisomal 2,4-dienoyl-CoA reductase [(3E)-enoyl-CoA-producing] isoform X3 has protein sequence MRHGCQTVIASRSLERVQASAAKLRAATGQRCLPASVDVRKPETIIAAVEAALQEFGKVDILVNSAAGNFLCPASGLSFNAFRTVLEIDTIGTFNTSKVLYQKWLKDHGGVIVNITATLGYRGQILQAHAGSAKAAIDAMTRHLAVEWGPDNIRVNSLAPGPIAGTEGFRKLGGLAQLAAGHRKLIPLQRVGTKTEIAHGVLYLVSSAASYVTGASLVIDGGHWLSGANNMSTMLSLLQTSAKL, from the exons ATGAG ACATGGATGTCAGACGGTTATTGCCAGCAGGAGCCTGGAACGAGTGCAGGCA TCTGCTGCGAAGCTGCGTGCGGCCACTGGGCAGCGCTGTCTCCCAGCGTCAGTGGATGTTAGGAAGCCTGAGACCATCATTGCTGCTGTGGAGGCGGCACTGCAGGAGTTTGGGAAAGTTGATATCCTGGTGAACA GTGCAGCAGGAAACTTCCTGTGCCCTGCCAGTGGCCTATCATTCAATGCTTTCAGGACTGTCCTGGAGATTGACACAATCGGAACCTTCAACACCAGCAAAGTCCTGTATCAGAAGTGGTTGAAG GACCATGGTGGAGTTATTGTGAATATCACGGCAACACTGGGCTACCGGGGCCAGATCCTCCAAGCCCATGCTGGCTCTGCCAAGGCTGCTATAG ACGCAATGACAAGGCACCTGGCAGTAGAATGGGGACCTGACAACATCCGTGTGAACAGTCTGGCTCCAGGCCCCATAGCTGGGACAGAAGGTTTTCGAAAGTTGG GTGGCTTGGCGCAGTTGGCAGCAGGCCACCGGAAACTGATCccactgcagagagtggggacCAAGACAGAAATAGCCCATGGAGTGCTGTACCTTGTGAGCTCAGCAGCGTCGTATGTGACTGGTGCGTCACTTGTGATCGATGGTGGACACTGGCTCAGTGGAGCCAATAACATGTCGACCATGCTGTCGCTCCTACAAACATCAGCCAAACTGTAA
- the decr2 gene encoding peroxisomal 2,4-dienoyl-CoA reductase [(3E)-enoyl-CoA-producing] isoform X1: MSGAGSVPEEVDTDDCLVNYSYIFSSDILKDKVAFITGGGSGIGFRIAEILMRHGCQTVIASRSLERVQASAAKLRAATGQRCLPASVDVRKPETIIAAVEAALQEFGKVDILVNSAAGNFLCPASGLSFNAFRTVLEIDTIGTFNTSKVLYQKWLKDHGGVIVNITATLGYRGQILQAHAGSAKAAIDAMTRHLAVEWGPDNIRVNSLAPGPIAGTEGFRKLGGLAQLAAGHRKLIPLQRVGTKTEIAHGVLYLVSSAASYVTGASLVIDGGHWLSGANNMSTMLSLLQTSAKL, encoded by the exons ATGTCCGGAGCTGGCAGCGTCCCTGAGGAAGTGGACACCGACGACTGCTTGGTGAACTACTCTTATATATTTAGTTCTGATATCCTAAA GGACAAAGTTGCATTCATCACAGGAGGAGGATCAGGCATTGGATTCCGAATTGCTGAGATTTTGATGAG ACATGGATGTCAGACGGTTATTGCCAGCAGGAGCCTGGAACGAGTGCAGGCA TCTGCTGCGAAGCTGCGTGCGGCCACTGGGCAGCGCTGTCTCCCAGCGTCAGTGGATGTTAGGAAGCCTGAGACCATCATTGCTGCTGTGGAGGCGGCACTGCAGGAGTTTGGGAAAGTTGATATCCTGGTGAACA GTGCAGCAGGAAACTTCCTGTGCCCTGCCAGTGGCCTATCATTCAATGCTTTCAGGACTGTCCTGGAGATTGACACAATCGGAACCTTCAACACCAGCAAAGTCCTGTATCAGAAGTGGTTGAAG GACCATGGTGGAGTTATTGTGAATATCACGGCAACACTGGGCTACCGGGGCCAGATCCTCCAAGCCCATGCTGGCTCTGCCAAGGCTGCTATAG ACGCAATGACAAGGCACCTGGCAGTAGAATGGGGACCTGACAACATCCGTGTGAACAGTCTGGCTCCAGGCCCCATAGCTGGGACAGAAGGTTTTCGAAAGTTGG GTGGCTTGGCGCAGTTGGCAGCAGGCCACCGGAAACTGATCccactgcagagagtggggacCAAGACAGAAATAGCCCATGGAGTGCTGTACCTTGTGAGCTCAGCAGCGTCGTATGTGACTGGTGCGTCACTTGTGATCGATGGTGGACACTGGCTCAGTGGAGCCAATAACATGTCGACCATGCTGTCGCTCCTACAAACATCAGCCAAACTGTAA